In Saccharomonospora marina XMU15, one genomic interval encodes:
- a CDS encoding formylglycine-generating enzyme family protein: MNLEWIEVTGGVCAFGDDARPIQVATLLWTRTPIAYGHLPSEHPGLGPRFPVAEISHAEATEIASRLGGRLPRSAEWEWMAAGADRRRWPWGNAPWQAAFANLRDSGHGTVTPVDTHPDGATPEGLLDVAGNVWEWTASTAMSDGVIIRGGSYAAPPLYAQCTFLNAAPAELRSRGIGLRVVREP, encoded by the coding sequence ATGAACCTGGAATGGATCGAGGTCACCGGCGGAGTCTGCGCCTTCGGGGACGACGCCCGCCCTATCCAGGTCGCCACTTTGTTGTGGACGCGCACCCCGATCGCCTACGGACACCTGCCGAGCGAGCACCCTGGCCTCGGGCCGCGGTTCCCCGTCGCCGAGATCAGCCACGCCGAGGCGACCGAGATCGCCAGCCGATTGGGCGGGCGGTTGCCACGCTCGGCGGAGTGGGAGTGGATGGCCGCCGGAGCTGACCGCCGACGCTGGCCGTGGGGCAACGCACCGTGGCAGGCGGCGTTCGCGAACCTGCGCGACTCCGGGCACGGCACGGTCACCCCGGTCGACACCCACCCTGACGGTGCCACACCCGAGGGCCTGCTCGATGTCGCGGGCAACGTGTGGGAGTGGACCGCCAGCACCGCGATGAGCGACGGAGTCATCATCCGTGGCGGTTCCTATGCCGCGCCACCGCTGTATGCGCAGTGCACGTTCCTCAACGCCGCGCCCGCTGAACTGCGCTCGCGCGGCATCGGCCTGCGGGTGGTGCGCGAACCATGA
- a CDS encoding DUF6884 domain-containing protein codes for MTLRPPSTRILAPDQGLIILNCSREKLVTSAPVAALDLYQGACVPQARDHFAADPSRRARIRILSAAHGLLRPEKAISTYDHRLTNRVDAVRLHERTVSGQLDAELAETPSLRHLLIVVEPLYLLALQRVFDHLDRFDQIAVIPDPWGWWDGLTYLHQWGWA; via the coding sequence ATGACCCTTCGGCCGCCCAGCACGCGCATCCTCGCGCCCGACCAGGGTTTGATCATCCTCAACTGTTCGCGGGAGAAGCTCGTCACCAGCGCCCCGGTTGCGGCGCTTGATCTCTACCAGGGCGCGTGCGTTCCGCAGGCGCGTGATCACTTCGCCGCAGATCCTTCTCGCCGAGCCCGTATCCGTATCCTCTCGGCCGCGCACGGCCTGCTGCGTCCCGAGAAGGCGATCAGCACCTACGACCACCGGCTCACGAACCGGGTCGACGCCGTGCGTCTGCACGAGCGGACGGTCTCCGGGCAACTGGACGCCGAATTGGCGGAGACACCGTCGTTGCGGCACCTGTTGATCGTGGTCGAGCCGTTGTACCTGCTCGCCTTGCAGCGCGTGTTCGACCACCTCGACCGGTTCGATCAGATTGCGGTCATCCCGGACCCGTGGGGATGGTGGGACGGGTTGACCTACCTCCACCAGTGGGGGTGGGCGTGA
- a CDS encoding glycosyltransferase, which produces MTTLHEELLRRNNFHTSSTRSREAISGIGWHEPTPSELSLAAVRTLSVVVPAYNVSYCLPAVLDALEGQHHRLGFEVIVVDDASTDTTAAIAARHPVVTTVLRLPERAGGATARNLGTALARGQTVLYLDADMVLPPHVITDITARATDTTVLVGFRHNLPYDLHQGGRGVLAEHPQLGADHRVVWRPPVGRPLLYTGVTLTERLDGRPLDHTHDFVDLGYGQRYVDWDLPRMVVTCLVAVPRAAVLNVGGFDPEFGRIGWGMEDTYLGACLIASGLLVIPLRQVVGFHLDPPDAEQQWQRKLATWPGTLARYWDLMRRPAPTGRTHSFIAEVSELLRTCEVLRPH; this is translated from the coding sequence GTGACCACGCTGCACGAGGAACTGTTGCGCCGCAACAATTTCCACACCAGCAGCACTCGCAGCCGGGAAGCCATATCCGGGATCGGGTGGCACGAGCCCACGCCGTCGGAGCTTTCACTGGCCGCCGTGCGCACCCTGTCGGTCGTCGTCCCGGCCTACAACGTCAGCTACTGCCTGCCGGCTGTGCTCGACGCCTTGGAAGGCCAGCACCATCGGCTCGGGTTCGAGGTCATCGTCGTCGACGACGCCAGCACGGACACCACGGCTGCCATCGCTGCCCGACACCCGGTCGTCACCACCGTCCTGCGGCTCCCAGAACGCGCGGGCGGGGCCACCGCACGCAACCTCGGCACCGCGCTCGCCCGCGGGCAAACGGTCCTCTACCTCGACGCCGACATGGTCCTGCCCCCACACGTGATCACCGACATCACCGCCCGCGCCACCGACACCACGGTGCTCGTCGGCTTCCGCCACAACCTGCCCTACGACCTGCACCAGGGCGGACGCGGCGTCTTGGCCGAGCATCCCCAACTCGGCGCAGACCATCGGGTCGTATGGCGGCCACCGGTCGGCCGCCCGTTGCTCTACACCGGCGTCACGCTGACCGAGCGCCTGGACGGCCGTCCGCTGGACCACACCCACGACTTCGTCGACCTCGGCTACGGCCAGCGCTATGTCGACTGGGACCTGCCCCGCATGGTCGTCACCTGCCTCGTCGCCGTTCCACGCGCCGCCGTCCTCAACGTCGGAGGGTTCGATCCCGAGTTCGGACGGATCGGCTGGGGCATGGAAGACACGTACCTCGGCGCGTGTCTGATCGCGAGCGGGCTGCTGGTGATCCCGCTGCGGCAAGTCGTCGGGTTCCACCTCGATCCACCGGACGCGGAACAGCAATGGCAACGCAAGCTCGCCACCTGGCCCGGCACCCTCGCCCGCTACTGGGACCTGATGCGACGGCCCGCCCCGACCGGCCGCACCCACTCGTTCATCGCCGAGGTAAGCGAGCTGCTGCGCACCTGCGAGGTGCTGCGACCCCACTAG
- a CDS encoding radical SAM protein, producing the protein MTRTFTARTHGTGFVVHDPLTGLTHRTGAELASGRIRLSDDALFSWPEIHPAALHADVPISVCWSPLVRCNLACPHCLDDKSVPELARPDRHRIARLVAESAILGVDISGGEPLLLRELPELIDVLVAGGCAVSVTTNGTHLVRRAEALASRVDAVRVSLDGPDAERHDRWRGAGSFERAVAGIRAAVAHGIPTQIQTVLLRSTARASVRPLVELAAALGVHGVTFLQMLPIGEGAALASTEQLTDDEATDLLAELSATSAVPVRLRTREAAGGFTVIRADGQVWRNQPDAQAISSLRPLLGVNDLALTARDGSA; encoded by the coding sequence ATGACGCGGACCTTCACGGCGCGGACACACGGTACCGGGTTCGTCGTCCATGACCCGCTGACCGGGCTAACCCACCGCACTGGTGCCGAACTCGCCTCCGGCCGGATCCGGCTGTCCGACGACGCCCTCTTCTCCTGGCCCGAGATCCACCCGGCGGCCTTGCACGCCGACGTACCGATCAGCGTGTGCTGGTCGCCCTTGGTGCGCTGTAACCTCGCCTGCCCCCACTGCCTGGACGACAAGTCCGTGCCCGAACTGGCTCGACCCGACCGGCACCGCATCGCGCGGCTGGTCGCCGAGTCCGCGATCCTGGGCGTGGACATCTCCGGTGGCGAACCACTGCTGCTGCGCGAACTGCCCGAGCTGATCGACGTACTCGTCGCGGGCGGCTGCGCGGTCAGCGTCACCACCAACGGAACGCACCTGGTCCGCCGTGCCGAAGCCCTAGCGTCCCGCGTGGACGCCGTGCGGGTCAGTCTCGACGGCCCGGACGCCGAACGCCACGACCGCTGGCGCGGCGCGGGCAGTTTCGAGCGCGCCGTCGCCGGAATCCGCGCAGCGGTCGCCCACGGCATCCCAACCCAGATCCAGACCGTGCTTCTGCGCTCCACCGCGCGGGCCAGCGTCCGGCCGCTGGTCGAGTTGGCCGCCGCGCTCGGTGTGCACGGGGTGACCTTCCTGCAGATGCTCCCCATCGGAGAAGGTGCCGCACTGGCCAGCACCGAGCAGTTGACCGACGACGAGGCCACCGACCTCCTTGCCGAGCTGAGCGCCACGTCGGCCGTACCCGTACGCCTGCGCACTCGCGAAGCAGCCGGGGGTTTCACCGTGATCCGAGCCGACGGCCAGGTATGGCGCAATCAGCCGGACGCGCAGGCCATCAGCTCCCTGCGCCCGCTGCTTGGGGTCAACGACCTCGCACTGACTGCGAGGGACGGCTCGGCATGA
- a CDS encoding helix-turn-helix domain-containing protein produces the protein MNTPTSEQLEQFARVLGDLLRTARKERGWTRKQMRAEMGADDEDELSLQTLATYELGTRRISVERLVELCAVLKQRPDELLLRATTLAFGSDHDGRVKVDLSALAHTTDPRLQPLQRWATVRARQCPVGRTPVEELDAHALTALAGIAGSPMYDLVQALRELQGA, from the coding sequence ATGAACACGCCGACGAGCGAACAACTCGAGCAGTTCGCGCGGGTGCTGGGAGACCTGCTGCGGACCGCCCGGAAAGAACGCGGCTGGACCCGCAAGCAGATGCGCGCCGAAATGGGCGCTGACGACGAGGACGAGCTGTCCCTGCAAACTCTCGCCACCTACGAACTCGGCACACGCCGCATATCCGTCGAGCGGCTGGTCGAACTGTGCGCCGTGCTGAAGCAGCGGCCCGACGAGCTGTTGCTCCGCGCGACCACCCTCGCGTTCGGCAGCGATCACGACGGTCGCGTCAAGGTCGACCTGTCGGCCCTCGCTCATACGACCGACCCCCGACTGCAGCCCCTCCAGCGATGGGCGACGGTCCGAGCCCGCCAATGCCCGGTCGGACGTACCCCCGTCGAAGAACTGGACGCCCACGCACTGACGGCACTTGCCGGGATCGCCGGATCTCCCATGTACGACCTCGTGCAAGCCCTGCGTGAGCTCCAAGGCGCATAG
- a CDS encoding phosphoribosyltransferase: MTTARRVFEHHQIWRLTPDSLREATTLLVGAILRDHQSVEHVIGIANGGVAPARMIASTLGVKARMVHARHNTGDATYQQATGKVTLDLDPLTRALNGQRMKGRVLLVDDICGSGATLRRLRHDLTPLLSPSAELLTAVLCLNTGAATLPDYSIWTVSDWVVFPWEKPPADQDTTPLPRPEEALCHA, from the coding sequence ATGACCACTGCACGCCGCGTCTTCGAGCACCACCAGATCTGGCGCTTGACTCCCGACTCGCTCCGCGAGGCCACGACCCTGTTGGTTGGCGCGATCCTGCGCGATCACCAGTCGGTCGAGCACGTCATCGGCATCGCCAACGGCGGCGTCGCGCCCGCCCGCATGATCGCCTCCACGCTCGGGGTGAAAGCCCGCATGGTCCATGCCCGCCACAACACCGGCGACGCGACCTATCAGCAGGCCACGGGCAAGGTGACGCTCGACCTTGATCCGCTGACACGCGCCTTGAACGGGCAACGAATGAAGGGCCGGGTGCTGCTAGTGGACGACATCTGCGGCAGCGGCGCCACCCTCCGCCGCCTCCGACACGACCTCACGCCCTTGCTCAGCCCGAGCGCGGAGCTCCTGACCGCAGTCCTGTGCCTCAACACCGGGGCGGCAACGCTGCCCGACTACTCGATCTGGACCGTCTCGGACTGGGTCGTCTTTCCCTGGGAAAAGCCGCCCGCCGACCAGGACACCACCCCTCTGCCACGCCCGGAGGAGGCGCTCTGCCATGCCTAG
- a CDS encoding glycosyltransferase family 4 protein, with product MPSPPPLTIAFVLASYTPNAPAGIERATAAFAHGLRQLGHRSLILTAAPITTPDDDVVRVCSVGVDFPCDDDELRDAISTHGQDALLAAELCELYRKHRVDVAVYTDGLWGLGRAAPVSRARSVLAMHVVGHDHDLQPALDRADLVIAPSPTVLDQAHDRGYDTDRWQIVPNALLHDHAPPPDSRREALRRHGPIRILARLGPEKNIRALLDAGRLVDRTIEVIVGEAGFEIAAGGQAAELEKARYSAAHLKLGTIHGDGLTWDQVPSWLAQAAVVIVPSLRETFGLVALEAMSVGTPVVAFDVGNLPDLVGTGDGAGGVIVPRSWGEHGLWRAAEQLLEDPIRYAELSRAAYYRSRDYLPTTVAETFVKAVR from the coding sequence ATGCCTAGCCCGCCTCCGCTGACCATCGCGTTCGTCCTGGCCTCCTACACTCCGAACGCGCCGGCCGGGATCGAACGAGCCACCGCCGCCTTCGCCCACGGACTGCGCCAGCTCGGCCACCGCAGCCTCATCCTGACCGCCGCCCCGATCACCACCCCTGACGACGACGTGGTGAGGGTGTGTTCGGTGGGCGTCGACTTCCCCTGCGACGACGATGAACTCCGCGACGCGATCAGCACCCACGGCCAGGACGCCCTGCTCGCCGCCGAACTGTGCGAGCTGTACCGCAAGCACCGGGTCGACGTCGCCGTCTACACCGACGGCTTGTGGGGCCTCGGCAGAGCCGCGCCGGTCAGCCGGGCGCGTTCGGTACTGGCCATGCACGTCGTCGGCCACGACCACGATCTCCAGCCCGCCCTGGACCGCGCCGACCTGGTGATCGCGCCGTCCCCGACGGTGCTCGACCAGGCACACGATCGCGGCTACGACACTGACCGTTGGCAGATCGTGCCCAACGCCCTGCTCCACGACCACGCACCGCCACCCGACTCACGACGGGAAGCCCTGCGTCGGCACGGCCCGATCCGGATCCTGGCCCGGCTCGGGCCGGAGAAGAACATCCGGGCCTTGCTGGACGCCGGGCGCCTGGTCGACCGGACGATCGAGGTGATCGTCGGCGAGGCCGGATTCGAGATCGCCGCCGGCGGCCAGGCGGCCGAACTCGAAAAGGCCCGCTACTCCGCGGCCCACCTCAAGCTCGGCACCATCCACGGCGACGGCCTGACCTGGGACCAGGTGCCGTCCTGGCTCGCGCAGGCCGCGGTGGTGATCGTGCCCTCGCTGCGCGAGACCTTCGGGCTGGTCGCGCTCGAGGCGATGAGCGTCGGCACCCCGGTGGTCGCCTTCGACGTAGGCAACCTTCCCGACCTGGTCGGCACCGGCGACGGGGCCGGTGGGGTGATCGTCCCCCGATCGTGGGGCGAGCACGGCCTGTGGCGCGCCGCCGAGCAACTGCTCGAAGATCCGATACGCTACGCCGAACTATCCAGGGCTGCGTACTACCGCTCGCGGGACTATCTGCCCACCACAGTCGCCGAGACATTCGTAAAGGCGGTGCGGTGA
- a CDS encoding 5'-3' exonuclease gives MPAGVPLLLVDGHNLLWRAAFGFPAAILSRDKTRDLTAEFGFFALLRVAIREELSEPPEVLVVFDGEHGAAERKDSDADYKANRVLDEAALKPLRAIPHVQRALTDYGIAWIEIDTAEADDVIATLVKVTRNQDPERHVRIMSGDRDFYQLVDDRVHALNTVMKRGRRHIGPAEVADRYGVTPDQWPDFCALKGDSADNIPGVKGIGEGTAAKLLAGGLHLDQLLASGRLTGAKKTKVTDVWEQVLAWRDLIRMRTDLDLPHHPTGHPTRELPKPADVIEKLGLW, from the coding sequence ATGCCTGCTGGCGTCCCTTTGCTCCTGGTTGACGGTCACAACCTCCTCTGGCGCGCGGCGTTCGGATTCCCCGCAGCGATCCTCTCCCGCGACAAGACTCGCGACCTCACCGCGGAGTTCGGGTTCTTCGCCCTCCTGCGCGTCGCCATCCGCGAAGAACTGTCCGAGCCACCCGAGGTGCTCGTGGTCTTCGACGGCGAGCACGGTGCCGCCGAGCGCAAGGACAGCGACGCCGACTACAAGGCCAACCGCGTCCTCGACGAAGCCGCGCTCAAACCCTTGCGCGCGATCCCGCACGTCCAGCGAGCGCTGACCGACTACGGCATCGCCTGGATCGAGATCGACACCGCCGAAGCCGACGACGTGATCGCCACCCTCGTCAAGGTCACCCGCAATCAGGACCCCGAGCGTCATGTGCGGATCATGTCCGGCGACCGCGACTTCTACCAACTCGTCGACGACCGGGTCCACGCACTCAACACCGTGATGAAACGCGGCCGACGACACATCGGCCCGGCCGAGGTCGCCGACCGTTACGGCGTTACACCGGACCAGTGGCCCGACTTCTGCGCGCTGAAGGGCGACTCCGCCGACAACATCCCCGGCGTGAAGGGAATCGGTGAAGGCACGGCCGCCAAGCTCCTGGCCGGCGGGCTGCACCTCGACCAGCTTCTCGCCTCCGGACGACTGACCGGGGCGAAGAAGACCAAGGTCACCGACGTCTGGGAGCAGGTGCTCGCCTGGCGCGACCTCATCCGGATGCGCACCGACCTCGACCTCCCACACCACCCGACCGGCCACCCCACGCGCGAGCTGCCCAAGCCGGCCGACGTCATCGAGAAACTCGGACTCTGGTGA
- a CDS encoding PIG-L deacetylase family protein, with amino-acid sequence MTAPPFTAPASVLTVMAHPDDAELWAGGTLARCSASGAAVTVAIPHHPEPVRDAEAAAGAAILGAKLYQYDQPTATALRELLLAVRPEIVITHPLRDVHPDHRNLAETLVAALPDVVIATGHPRRVYTADTYNSLTADGPVPAHTTIDITDTYEIKKRALAAHTSQPITDHFGPMAETLARLWGSRIGVRYAENFVPVPILGRLPAASTL; translated from the coding sequence GTGACCGCCCCGCCGTTCACCGCTCCGGCGTCCGTGCTGACCGTGATGGCACACCCCGACGACGCCGAACTCTGGGCGGGCGGAACACTCGCCCGTTGTTCCGCCTCCGGGGCCGCCGTCACCGTCGCGATTCCGCATCACCCCGAACCAGTGCGGGATGCCGAAGCAGCGGCCGGAGCGGCGATCCTGGGGGCCAAGCTGTACCAGTACGACCAACCCACGGCGACGGCCCTGCGCGAACTGCTGCTCGCCGTCCGGCCCGAGATCGTCATCACCCACCCCCTTCGCGACGTTCACCCCGACCACCGGAATCTCGCGGAAACGCTCGTCGCAGCCCTGCCCGACGTCGTCATCGCCACCGGCCACCCACGCCGCGTCTACACCGCCGACACCTACAACAGCCTCACCGCCGACGGCCCCGTACCCGCACACACCACCATCGACATCACCGACACCTACGAGATCAAAAAGCGCGCGCTCGCGGCCCACACCTCGCAGCCGATCACCGACCATTTCGGTCCCATGGCCGAGACCCTCGCCCGGCTATGGGGCTCCCGAATCGGAGTGCGTTACGCGGAGAACTTCGTACCGGTGCCCATCCTCGGACGCCTCCCAGCGGCGTCGACATTGTGA
- a CDS encoding helix-turn-helix transcriptional regulator — MVDSVSPLAAYRLAAGFTQESLAEQLSIDRGTIGRWERGTQAPQPWQRPDLATSLRISLAELDDILHRTKHQTDSRSTTPTSNKTASADVRRSQQEWLHVRNAPGVRGRELTELAAWLYPESQRAPGGHVLAGPGWLLEQPVPLESVRLAWSDQQRPTRPLRSLEHVLPLTERGELYAGYSRAVRDLVRPRLLENRLSYRLLGLQSDHGLAMSFGTTTFFEVFDVKQALAHEFKAAWLASNRSVPGWNALPLRAAIGDPFDPQQLLMSPGISTLTIRRDRSDGQHRFVLHERDGGKVADGGGLCHVMPAGEFQPSSVDLADVRNDFSLWRNIMREFSEEFLGNPEHDGSTSRPIDYAHEEPFRSFDRARAEGGLRLWHYGLAMEPLELGAVQMTVAVVDDVVFDRLFADLVDTNDEGRVIGRGGRTDMPFTAEAIDRLGPRLSASALTLLRLGWRDREQLLGD, encoded by the coding sequence ATGGTCGACTCGGTGAGTCCGCTGGCCGCGTACCGCCTGGCCGCTGGCTTCACGCAGGAGAGCCTCGCCGAGCAGCTGAGTATCGACCGCGGCACCATCGGCCGATGGGAACGGGGTACCCAAGCACCCCAGCCATGGCAACGACCGGACCTCGCGACAAGCCTGCGGATCTCCCTCGCTGAACTCGACGACATCCTGCACCGGACGAAACACCAGACCGACTCCAGATCAACCACCCCGACGTCGAACAAGACCGCTTCAGCTGACGTACGGCGCAGCCAGCAGGAGTGGCTCCACGTGCGGAACGCGCCAGGGGTGCGAGGTCGCGAGCTGACCGAGCTGGCCGCCTGGCTCTATCCGGAATCACAACGGGCACCCGGCGGCCACGTACTCGCCGGACCCGGCTGGCTGCTCGAGCAGCCAGTTCCCTTGGAATCGGTGCGGCTGGCGTGGTCAGACCAGCAGCGGCCGACTCGCCCATTGCGATCCTTGGAGCACGTCCTGCCGCTGACTGAGCGGGGCGAGCTGTACGCGGGCTACAGCCGAGCGGTGCGGGACCTCGTCCGACCACGGCTGCTGGAGAACCGGCTGAGCTACCGGCTACTTGGCCTGCAGTCCGATCACGGACTGGCGATGAGCTTCGGGACCACCACCTTCTTCGAGGTGTTCGACGTCAAGCAAGCCCTCGCGCACGAGTTCAAGGCTGCGTGGCTGGCCTCGAACCGCTCAGTGCCCGGCTGGAACGCTCTTCCCCTGCGCGCGGCGATCGGTGATCCTTTCGACCCTCAGCAGCTGCTGATGTCGCCGGGGATCAGCACGCTGACCATCCGGCGTGACAGGTCGGACGGTCAGCACCGGTTCGTGCTGCACGAGCGCGACGGCGGAAAGGTCGCGGACGGCGGCGGCCTGTGCCACGTGATGCCAGCCGGTGAATTCCAGCCGTCCTCGGTCGATCTGGCCGACGTGCGCAACGACTTCTCGTTGTGGCGCAACATCATGCGCGAGTTCTCCGAGGAGTTCCTCGGAAACCCCGAGCACGACGGCTCTACCTCCCGACCGATCGACTACGCACACGAGGAGCCCTTCCGATCATTCGATCGAGCACGCGCCGAGGGTGGGCTTCGACTCTGGCACTACGGCCTGGCGATGGAGCCCTTGGAGCTCGGGGCCGTCCAGATGACCGTGGCTGTGGTCGACGACGTGGTATTCGACCGACTGTTCGCCGACCTCGTGGACACCAACGACGAGGGACGGGTGATCGGCCGCGGCGGGCGAACCGACATGCCGTTCACAGCGGAGGCCATCGACCGGCTTGGCCCCCGGTTGTCAGCCAGTGCACTCACCTTGCTCCGCTTGGGCTGGCGTGATCGAGAACAGCTACTGGGTGATTGA
- a CDS encoding flavoprotein, with the protein MNVDPRWIYLVTSAAPPVLRLEDFIPALYADGWAVCVIATPTAATWIDLDALAATTGCLTRVHPRPPRQQEESLPRAEAVLVAPVTFNSINKWASGTSDTLALGVLNEMLGAGVPIIAAPCVKPVLRQHPAYADSIARLANAGVVLLDPDAITRRAEDGLATFDWSQIIAALRDTTGSVVDR; encoded by the coding sequence GTGAACGTCGATCCGCGGTGGATTTACCTGGTGACCTCAGCTGCCCCGCCGGTGTTGCGGCTCGAGGACTTCATTCCAGCCCTGTACGCCGACGGCTGGGCGGTGTGCGTGATCGCGACACCGACTGCTGCGACGTGGATCGACCTAGACGCCTTGGCCGCAACCACTGGGTGCCTTACACGGGTGCACCCGCGACCGCCCCGGCAGCAGGAGGAATCGCTCCCGCGAGCCGAAGCGGTCCTGGTGGCCCCGGTGACGTTCAACTCGATCAACAAGTGGGCATCGGGCACCAGCGACACGCTCGCGCTGGGCGTGCTCAACGAGATGCTCGGTGCCGGAGTCCCGATCATCGCGGCCCCGTGTGTCAAACCGGTACTTCGTCAGCATCCTGCTTACGCCGACAGCATCGCCCGGCTTGCAAATGCCGGCGTGGTGTTACTCGATCCAGACGCCATAACCAGGCGCGCTGAGGATGGTCTGGCGACATTCGACTGGTCGCAAATTATCGCAGCTCTGCGCGACACAACCGGTTCTGTTGTGGACAGGTAG
- a CDS encoding helix-turn-helix domain-containing protein, with amino-acid sequence MAIRRDALAARREALGFTQETLAQELGVELSTTGRWERGTLTPQPWRRPDLAKLLKVSLDELDILLNPPQTTTTGRSSATRREVMVDAALLTGVIAADHMLGTHSEEPLRQQATLVSASAGVTDLHRKYQAARYGDVARRLPEVNAAVDALVAGGPARQRREALGLQCSVAIVAAKLATKAGDGEAGWAAAERAREAAESAEDTFGLAAAAYQRACALLRAGDSENAEQIAVSAAAGLRGQDPQSATWRGALTLISSVIAARRNDFAAARERLDHADELARWLGADDNIGWTAFGPTNVLIHRTSVAVALNDPRGTLATAEQLDITALPVGLNGRQAQFHLDSAWAHAQLVEDPQAVIHLLETERVAPELVRANPNARSLIEDLLARERRRDVPALRGLALRTGVAA; translated from the coding sequence ATGGCTATACGACGAGATGCCCTCGCAGCACGGCGTGAGGCTCTCGGCTTCACCCAGGAAACCCTCGCCCAAGAGCTTGGGGTGGAGCTCTCGACGACCGGGCGGTGGGAGCGCGGAACGCTGACGCCCCAGCCCTGGAGGCGTCCGGATCTAGCCAAATTGCTCAAGGTGTCCCTGGATGAACTGGACATCCTGCTCAATCCGCCGCAGACAACGACGACAGGCCGCTCCTCGGCGACACGACGCGAGGTCATGGTGGACGCGGCCCTTCTCACCGGCGTGATCGCCGCCGACCACATGCTGGGCACCCACAGCGAGGAGCCCCTGCGCCAGCAGGCAACCCTCGTGAGCGCGTCAGCGGGGGTTACAGATCTCCATCGGAAGTATCAGGCCGCCCGCTATGGCGACGTTGCCCGGCGATTGCCTGAAGTCAATGCGGCAGTTGACGCCCTGGTAGCCGGCGGGCCAGCGCGACAACGACGAGAAGCGCTCGGCCTGCAGTGCAGTGTGGCAATCGTGGCGGCCAAGCTGGCGACCAAGGCTGGCGACGGTGAGGCGGGTTGGGCCGCGGCTGAGCGGGCTCGGGAGGCGGCTGAGTCGGCCGAGGACACCTTTGGTCTCGCCGCGGCGGCATATCAGCGGGCGTGCGCTCTGCTGCGCGCGGGCGATAGCGAGAACGCCGAGCAGATAGCGGTCTCCGCCGCCGCCGGTCTTCGAGGCCAGGATCCGCAGAGTGCAACCTGGCGAGGCGCGTTGACCCTGATCAGCTCGGTCATTGCCGCACGTCGCAACGACTTTGCCGCAGCGCGCGAGCGGCTCGATCACGCCGACGAACTGGCACGGTGGCTCGGAGCCGACGACAACATCGGGTGGACCGCGTTCGGCCCAACGAACGTGCTGATCCATCGCACGTCAGTGGCAGTCGCCTTGAATGATCCCCGAGGTACACTCGCGACGGCAGAGCAGTTGGACATCACCGCGTTGCCGGTCGGCCTGAATGGACGCCAGGCTCAGTTCCACCTGGACAGCGCGTGGGCGCACGCGCAGCTAGTCGAAGACCCGCAGGCGGTGATCCATCTGCTGGAAACTGAGCGGGTTGCACCCGAGTTGGTCCGGGCCAACCCGAACGCTCGCTCATTGATCGAGGACTTGCTCGCCCGCGAGCGCCGCCGTGACGTGCCGGCCTTGCGCGGTCTCGCCTTGCGCACCGGAGTGGCCGCGTGA
- a CDS encoding NUDIX hydrolase, giving the protein MFLTPGGTVEPGETPRAAAARELFEETGLLGALLSVPAAVAVRSFRADWAPTLSLSYGAVISRDAPLGGEKGQPPKWVDLNESWESVFPEDRDRIRAYVRRLAAEHAVEAR; this is encoded by the coding sequence CTGTTCCTAACACCTGGCGGAACCGTCGAGCCGGGCGAGACGCCTCGAGCCGCAGCAGCCCGTGAACTTTTCGAGGAGACCGGCCTGCTGGGCGCGCTGCTGTCAGTGCCGGCGGCCGTCGCTGTCCGCTCTTTCCGCGCAGACTGGGCTCCAACGCTGAGCCTGTCCTACGGAGCCGTCATCAGCCGCGATGCGCCACTCGGTGGGGAGAAGGGACAGCCGCCGAAGTGGGTCGACCTGAACGAATCGTGGGAGAGCGTGTTCCCCGAGGATCGCGACCGAATCCGCGCGTATGTGCGCAGGCTCGCGGCAGAGCACGCGGTCGAGGCGCGCTGA